GTGTGGTCTTTTGTTAGCCTTCTTTTTGCTCATATTTTCGCTCAATCAATGCCGATTGCGTATAACTTGTTCATATGCGAACAAGCTCGGATATACTCCAAATTTGGCAAGATAGACGAAGTATTCGGATATACCAACTTTGGCTAAACTATTCTTTATCCAATAATTTCTCGGGTAATTTAAATCTTTCTAATCTTTGCTGAATAAGTTTTTTATCCGGTAGTTTAGTTTCATAAACTGAAATCTTTACTGGTTTGTGCAGTGTACTTAAAGTTAGACGAACAATGCTCTCTTTTTTAGATCGGCAAAGAATTAATCCAATAGACGGATTTTCATGTGGCAATTTTATTTGTTCATCAAGAGCTGCAAGATAAAATTGCATTTTACCTACGTATTCTGGTTTAAATTTACCTATTTTAAGTTCAATTGGTACAAGACATTTAAGTTCTCTATGGAAAAACAGTAAGTCAATCTTGAATTCTTCATTACCAACAACCAATGGATATTCTTCACCAACAAAAGTTAAATTCTTTCCAAACTCTAAAAAGAAATCACGCAGGTTATTGAGAATTTCTTTCCGCAGTTCTTTTTCAGAAAATATTTTTGACAAGTCTAAAAATTCCAAAACATATTCATCTTTTAAATGGCGATAAATATCATCTGGTGGAATAGCAAGTTTTTTCTGTTCTATTTGCATTAGTTTATCTGGTCTTTTGGATAACATATATCTTTCAAAATAGGCAGAATCAATTTGACGAAGTAACTCCCGAGAAGACCATCGTTCTTTCAGGCACATTTTTAAATAAAATTCTTTTTCTTCAACTGTTTTTGTATTTTCAAGAATAATTACATTGTTAGTCCAACTGATTTCTGCAGGCAGTGCCTGCAGTTTCTTACATTCTCGGTAAGTCTCATAAAATCGTTTCATATTCCAAAGGTTTCGCACTGAAAATCCATTCATATCTGGATATTTTGTCTTCAAATCTTGCGATAATTTTTCAACCACACTGTCACCCCATTTACTCCTTTCCTGAAGGTTTACAATTGTCCGCCCAATGAACCAATAGAGCTCAATCAATAACTTATTGACTGTAGTTATTGCTTTATGTTTACTTTCTTCGACTTTCTTTATAATAGATGAAAGTGATTTTTCGTAATCTTTTATTTGCTTTTTCTCAATATCTAATTTTTTCATCATATTGAGATTATACATAAAAACAATGGAAATTTCAAACAAACAAATCTCAGTTTCATATGAAAAGATTTCGTTGTAGATTTCATCTTGTCAAACAAGTAATTGTATAGTATAATTATATTAAGTAAAATTCTGGGCGGTAAAATTAGATTCAATGACTCAAAACATGGCATGAAGAACCAACTCAATTCGGAGAATAAGAATTCAAAAGAAATATCCAAACAGGTGTATAAAGATCTTATTGATAAATTAGAACAAGAAAAGTTCTTCGGAGATTTAGTAACCATATTTAAAGAAGGCAAAATAGTTTTCATTCGCAAGGTGCAATGTTATCAACCCAAAGATGAAGGTTTGTTGTTAGCGAAATAAAATACTTTTATATTTGAAAAATTAAGCCTGCCAAGTGGCTTGGAGGCACTTGTTTTTCCTGTCCCGATGTTGCATCGGGATTCGGGAATAATAAGTGCCTTTTTTAATTTTTGGAGGAGGTAGACAAAATCATGGCTGAAAGAGATTCAATACTTTATGAACCAGATGACAAACCAGCAAAAGGTACTTACATGGATGAGCTTGAAAGAGAACGACAGAAATTAGAAATTGCTTTTGCTGATATTGATGACTGGATAAGGTCAAATGATAAACAGTTTATTTTTGAAAATTCCAGTTACTCAGGTCAGGCAGGTGGTGAGCCTGTAAGCATCAGGATCTTTGTAGCTAATGGACAGGGAGTTCCTGATCCAGTTTCAGTTGTCTTGGGTGTAAGTGTATTCATTCAAGGGATGCCATTGGGGACTGTAATAATATCCGAGCCAATGCCACTTAAGTTTGAAAGAGTCCGAACCGCTGAAGGAAAATTAGAATATTTTGCTCTTGTGCATATTTCAAACAATATACCGGAAACTATCACTTTAGGGTTGATAGACAGCGAAGGAACAAGGTTAGATGTATCTGATACCTGCACAGTTACTTTTGCTTAAAAATGATTGGACTCATGGGAGGACAAACAGATGTCAGTGAAAATATTTGATGTTAGAGGAAGATTAGCAGATATTTTTGATAAGAAAAAACAAGATTTACTTATTTCAGGTCCAGCAATAGCTTTAGGTACCGGTCTGGTCCCGGATACAAAGTTCCCTGATATGGGCAAGGTAACTCCCACAGAGCCACCTTCAATGCAGGTTTTAGTTCAGGACTATTTTGGTCTGATATTAGGTACACCTGTTGGCAACCGTGTCTGGAACAAGAAAAAGAAATTCAGGGTAAACATTGACCCACCTGATATTACTAACTCAAGAATAGATTTAATCTGTATCAGTGCAGAAAAATATCCTAAAGTTTTGAAAGAAGGCGAAACTGAGGAAGATATAGCAGACTATTTTAAGAGTGAGACAGGAACTATTGTTGTCTTAAAAGGCACACCTTCAACGGATCCCAAACCTGTTTATGTCCCTGAAATACAATCACCTTACATAGTATTAGCACAGATAAGAGTAAATCCAGGTATTACAGCAATTACTCAAGATGACATAACCGATGTTCGTGACTGGCTACTCAGAATTGAACAGATGAATAAAGATTTAACTGATTACATTGACCAAGAAGTAGCCAAAGCAAAACGAGAACTATATCAGTTCATTTTAGACCAGTGGACTCCGGTGATACAGGATGAAATTGCTGCTGGTGATAATGCTGTTAGAACTGAGTTAGATACTAAAGTTACTGACCTGCAAAACCAGATAAATGATTTATCAGTAGCAATAGAAACTATCAGACAGAGTTTATCTGACCTGCTTTTATATGTAACTGAACATATAACAAACCTCACAACTAAAACAGCCGAGTTAGAACAGTGGATTCTAAATCTACAAAACATAGTAGATGAAAACACAGCCTTTCTTTCTGCCCTCAATACCAAAGTAAACCAGGCATTAGCTGATATTTTCCTGGAAAAACTGAGATTGGATACTTTAGAACAACGGGTTAATGGTTTAGAACTTGAAGGTGGCAAACAAGCAGCAAATGAAATATACAAATTGCTATTGATTGAAATTGCAAAAACTAACTTCCAAATCAACCTTTTACATAGTAGGGCAGCGTTCCGATTAAGAAATGGTTGGGTAGATATTTTTCAGGATACAGGTAATATTGACCCAGCATTAAGCAGTCAATGGGAACATGATGCAGGATACAGAAAAATTTTACCAGCCAGATATTTAAGCATAAGTGAACCGCGATTAGATGAAAACTGGATGACTTATCCTCTAAATGCACCATTATCTAACTACCCTGATCTATGGACCGCCTACAGCGACCTTTATGCATATGTGGGAGAAGAACAAGGCAGAAGATGTCTAAAATCACCTTACTGGACCGGCTATTTCAGAAGAATTGGTTTACAGTTAATTGTTGGACTGATTGAATTCGATGCATTTATGAAAACTAACCACTGGAGCAGTAGTTTTAGATTCTTCTTAAGAGCAGGTGGATATCCGGGCGGATACACAGATTTATATCCTATGTGGGAAGTATACATATATCCCTACTCAGCTTCTGTTTATGATATGAGCAGTCCGTGGGGTGGTTATGGAAAAGGTTCTGCTTATTTTACACCTGTATTAAATAAATGGGTAAACTGGAAAATAGAACTAACTGCAGACAGAAGAGTAAAAATATATCGCGATGATGTGTTGGTCTATACCAGTGACCAGTGCGGAGATTATACAGTAGGCAATGTCTGGTTCAGCTGTTATTCAAATGCATTATTTGGTGCAGTAAAAGTAGGTGGAAGCATATGGTTAAGGCATGATACTGCCACGATAGTAAGTAAGCCTGCTACTGCTGAAGGTGCAAATGACAATGTAATCACCATAGTAAAGGATAATGATAAGGTAAGTTACGAAGCCAGCAGGGACAATGGATTAACCTGGACTCCGATTACTAAAACCGAATTAGTTAGTATTGCTGCTCAACCAACAGGAAATCAGATGCGGTTAAAAGCAATCCTTAACGGTTCTGATGCAGAGTTAGATGATTGGAGTTTCTGGTGGAAGTAGTTGAGAAATTGATTCCGCAGACAGGGATTTAATTTTATCGCGTTTTTGATATTTGTTCCTTGAAATTGAGTTAATTTAATTTCCTGAAACATCAGTTTCAAGAAGTTTTTACCGACGATAACTAAACATAAGTTAAGTTAGAATATTTTTGACAATAAATAATTTCTTTTTACAAAAATATATTTTTTTCTGACGAGGTGGGAACTAAATTTAGACGATACAAAATTTTTCTGGAAGGCTCATTTTTAGCAAAAATGTGGTGAAAAAATAGGTTTTTTAGTGCCTAAAAAGTCAGCAATTAAATATAGTGGTTAGTGCCTAAAAGTTATTTTCAGGTAAAAGGTAGAAAAAAGATAAAGATTATTTAGGCACTATTTCAAGGAATCAATTGTTAAGGTAGTGACTAAATGGCATTCTTAAGGGAAATAAAGAAGAACGGTAAGAGTTATTATTATCTTATAAAAAGGGAAAGAGATAACGGTCGATCCTGTCAAAAGATAATAGCTCGATTAGGTAGTGATTACCATGAAGCAAAGAGAAAAGCGGACGAGATTATTTCTGAAATGCAAGAATATAAAAAAATGAAGACCAAAGCAAAGGAA
This genomic stretch from Elusimicrobiota bacterium harbors:
- a CDS encoding PDDEXK nuclease domain-containing protein, which gives rise to MMKKLDIEKKQIKDYEKSLSSIIKKVEESKHKAITTVNKLLIELYWFIGRTIVNLQERSKWGDSVVEKLSQDLKTKYPDMNGFSVRNLWNMKRFYETYRECKKLQALPAEISWTNNVIILENTKTVEEKEFYLKMCLKERWSSRELLRQIDSAYFERYMLSKRPDKLMQIEQKKLAIPPDDIYRHLKDEYVLEFLDLSKIFSEKELRKEILNNLRDFFLEFGKNLTFVGEEYPLVVGNEEFKIDLLFFHRELKCLVPIELKIGKFKPEYVGKMQFYLAALDEQIKLPHENPSIGLILCRSKKESIVRLTLSTLHKPVKISVYETKLPDKKLIQQRLERFKLPEKLLDKE